A window of the Schlesneria paludicola DSM 18645 genome harbors these coding sequences:
- a CDS encoding ferritin-like domain-containing protein — MELRELAERILRNPSLEVKLERVREPLTDLNPGEPVRMVEPARAPDLVFAPPRAAPSMPHPSTFVDPRKRAIAHHILANHELQALEVMAWVLLAFPEAPAAFRLGLAKVMADEQRHTRLHAEQGATLGIRFGELPVNCYIWKKAQQFQSVLDYLAGLPLTFEGRNLDHTLEFEEYFQTAGDEKSANIMKAIHHDEIHHVAFGLEWLQRLKPEGQSDWDAYVAHLHWPLRPDKSIGDRFHLEPRLAAGMSPEFIERLRADQKQS; from the coding sequence ATGGAACTGCGTGAATTGGCAGAGCGAATTTTGCGGAATCCCTCGCTGGAAGTGAAACTCGAACGTGTCCGCGAACCACTGACGGATCTGAATCCAGGTGAACCCGTTCGGATGGTCGAACCGGCGCGAGCCCCGGATTTGGTCTTCGCACCACCGCGCGCGGCCCCTTCGATGCCGCATCCCTCGACGTTTGTGGACCCACGCAAACGGGCGATCGCGCATCACATCCTGGCGAATCACGAACTTCAGGCCCTCGAAGTGATGGCCTGGGTGTTACTCGCGTTTCCCGAGGCCCCGGCTGCGTTTCGACTCGGGCTAGCCAAGGTCATGGCCGACGAACAGCGGCACACCCGCCTGCACGCCGAACAGGGAGCGACGCTGGGAATTCGCTTTGGCGAGCTTCCGGTGAACTGTTATATCTGGAAAAAAGCCCAGCAGTTTCAATCGGTACTCGACTATCTCGCCGGCCTGCCGCTGACATTTGAAGGGCGAAATCTCGATCACACACTGGAGTTTGAAGAGTACTTCCAGACTGCAGGCGACGAGAAAAGCGCCAATATCATGAAGGCCATTCATCATGATGAAATTCATCATGTGGCATTTGGCCTGGAGTGGCTGCAGCGACTGAAGCCGGAAGGGCAGTCCGACTGGGACGCCTACGTCGCGCATCTACACTGGCCACTGCGACCGGACAAGTCGATCGGCGATCGATTTCATCTCGAGCCACGATTGGCGGCAGGCATGTCGCCGGAGTTTATTGAACGACTTCGGGCGGACCAAAAGCAGAGTTAG
- a CDS encoding ubiquinone/menaquinone biosynthesis methyltransferase: MSVTVDKSEARVRQMFGEISGRYDLMNHLLSGGVDYYWRWRTIRAVAPKGTAPILDVCTGTGDLAIAYWNAGRGQIPVMATDFTPEMLRLAEGKRDRQMGKKIADGAASLTFQEADTQHLPFEADQFQIVSVAFGLRNVTNTELGIKEMMRVSQPGGRVAILEFSMPTNPLFNVVYRNYFKYVLPRIGQLLAKNKQSAYDYLPASVSEFPYGKALADKLTACGLINVTFTPLTFGIATLYVGQKPGTAV; the protein is encoded by the coding sequence ATGTCTGTTACTGTTGATAAGTCTGAAGCCCGTGTTCGCCAGATGTTTGGTGAAATCTCGGGACGTTACGATCTGATGAATCATCTGCTGTCCGGTGGTGTCGACTACTACTGGCGCTGGCGGACGATTCGCGCGGTGGCCCCCAAGGGAACGGCACCAATCCTGGATGTCTGTACCGGCACGGGCGATTTGGCCATCGCCTATTGGAACGCGGGCCGCGGGCAAATCCCGGTGATGGCGACCGATTTCACTCCCGAAATGCTGCGACTCGCCGAAGGAAAACGCGATCGACAGATGGGGAAGAAAATTGCCGATGGTGCCGCATCGCTGACCTTTCAAGAAGCCGACACGCAGCACCTTCCCTTTGAGGCAGACCAGTTCCAGATCGTGTCTGTGGCCTTCGGGCTGCGAAACGTCACGAATACCGAACTGGGGATCAAAGAGATGATGCGCGTCTCCCAACCAGGTGGCCGAGTCGCCATTCTGGAGTTCTCGATGCCCACCAATCCCCTGTTCAACGTCGTCTATCGCAACTACTTCAAATACGTGCTGCCGCGAATCGGCCAGTTGCTCGCAAAGAACAAACAGTCGGCATACGACTATCTGCCCGCGTCGGTGTCCGAGTTCCCCTATGGAAAGGCGCTCGCTGACAAGTTGACCGCCTGCGGTCTGATCAACGTCACGTTCACGCCGCTGACATTCGGCATCGCCACGTTGTATGTCGGACAGAAACCGGGGACCGCGGTGTAG
- a CDS encoding response regulator: MDQARVEFLLDDGWVLVGRFHQWLSAFPAMTNGRESVIELIDGLQRLWSMSDDLKLKRVSRICVGLEQLLERFCSRSLVFSAEELKDILTTNVSSLQEVLLGLEATREEPEIPDAEGVRKLERFSLQTIWQPVADMIPVQADAPSIPFELSIEPAGETQLVPHLEPVVEREAVEQDSIDDGLLTMLEQFVAQLDETCHRLHVRMVADQTPYVTTTSRLEHLAASTRELVEQIAQRSRSEMPAPEPLTLHEPPSFAALPVTQPLPLTADASEAQDQALSISNETIDLDETTEFLFTDLPSEVSVAYEPVPPVAIPSHRILIVEESLFYRHLICMAVQSAGFEPCMAESAAQALEILEPSDEFSAILIGETVSASLAQLIADRRQSRGLKVIGLTQTDRSSQEMGGVDGHVLRTQPQQLVMILNRLLVETTDKVLLSA, translated from the coding sequence ATGGACCAGGCTCGCGTCGAGTTTCTCTTGGACGATGGCTGGGTTCTCGTCGGCCGTTTCCATCAGTGGTTGTCTGCGTTTCCCGCCATGACGAACGGTCGTGAGTCGGTCATCGAACTCATCGACGGCCTTCAGCGGTTGTGGTCGATGTCCGACGATCTGAAGCTCAAACGAGTCTCGCGCATTTGCGTGGGACTCGAACAGCTTTTGGAACGATTCTGTTCCCGCAGTCTCGTGTTCTCGGCGGAAGAACTGAAAGACATTCTCACCACGAATGTCAGTTCCCTCCAAGAGGTGTTGCTGGGGTTGGAAGCGACACGCGAAGAACCCGAGATTCCCGACGCCGAAGGCGTCCGCAAGCTTGAACGGTTCTCGCTCCAGACGATCTGGCAGCCGGTGGCGGACATGATCCCGGTCCAAGCCGACGCACCGTCGATTCCGTTCGAACTTAGCATCGAGCCGGCTGGCGAGACCCAATTGGTTCCGCATCTCGAACCGGTCGTCGAACGCGAGGCGGTCGAACAAGACAGCATCGACGACGGCCTGCTGACGATGCTTGAGCAGTTCGTGGCGCAGCTGGACGAGACGTGCCATCGTCTTCACGTCCGAATGGTCGCGGACCAGACACCCTACGTCACGACGACGTCGCGTTTGGAACATCTGGCGGCTTCAACGCGAGAATTGGTCGAGCAGATTGCCCAGCGATCACGTAGCGAGATGCCAGCGCCGGAACCGTTAACACTTCATGAGCCCCCTTCGTTCGCGGCACTGCCAGTCACGCAACCGCTGCCATTGACGGCTGATGCCAGTGAGGCCCAAGACCAGGCCCTTTCGATTTCAAACGAAACGATCGATCTCGACGAGACCACCGAGTTTCTATTCACGGATCTGCCGTCCGAAGTCTCCGTCGCGTACGAGCCCGTGCCTCCAGTCGCGATCCCATCCCATCGCATTTTGATTGTCGAAGAGTCGTTGTTCTATCGACACTTGATCTGCATGGCCGTTCAATCGGCGGGTTTTGAACCTTGCATGGCCGAATCGGCGGCTCAAGCGTTGGAAATTCTGGAGCCGTCCGACGAATTCAGCGCGATTCTGATCGGCGAGACTGTGTCCGCGAGCCTGGCACAACTGATCGCCGACCGCCGTCAGTCGCGCGGACTGAAGGTGATCGGACTGACCCAAACCGACCGGTCCTCTCAAGAGATGGGTGGGGTCGATGGCCACGTCTTGCGCACGCAGCCGCAGCAACTCGTGATGATCCTCAATCGTCTGCTTGTCGAGACGACCGACAAAGTCCTGTTGAGCGCCTGA
- a CDS encoding LptF/LptG family permease, whose protein sequence is MTYDRYLLRSFLHTFGVCFVAMFGLVVIIDLFENLDEMFALNGDNGTLSLMWLIVTLNGYRSVMFIDKAGPALVVISVMTVLIVLQRSGELHPLLAAGIPMYRILRPMILAAIAFNAVLIFNQEVLVPQVAFLEHELRHRNDPSQSEVESLTDHVTRICIDGDRVNVAERTISKPAFVLPPPMLAKELIDLKAEKAVFRPAKGRQPSGWMLQNVSEPPLDELAATLTKKGHELVKIQKNGTSVFVVSAITCDQLFQRSSSFTSLSTPELLARIRCPAFGMVSVHRLVLYLHSRFMQPAMNVIAILLTIPLMVRRESPGLVADSSLCGFILAAVFGITQGFQSLGAGHVIPPDLAAWGPVVIGGALSAWLSGVIRT, encoded by the coding sequence ATGACATACGACCGCTATCTGTTGCGAAGTTTTCTCCACACGTTCGGCGTGTGCTTCGTGGCGATGTTTGGTCTGGTCGTCATCATCGATCTATTCGAAAACCTCGATGAAATGTTCGCGCTCAACGGCGACAACGGCACGCTCAGTTTGATGTGGCTGATTGTCACGTTGAACGGCTATCGCTCGGTGATGTTCATCGACAAGGCCGGGCCAGCGCTGGTCGTGATCTCGGTCATGACCGTGTTGATCGTCCTGCAACGCAGTGGAGAGTTGCATCCGCTGCTCGCGGCAGGGATTCCGATGTATCGCATTCTGCGGCCGATGATTCTGGCCGCGATCGCCTTCAATGCCGTCCTGATCTTCAATCAGGAAGTGCTTGTCCCTCAAGTCGCTTTTCTCGAGCACGAACTGCGGCATCGCAATGATCCCTCGCAGTCGGAAGTCGAATCCCTCACCGATCACGTGACGCGCATTTGTATTGATGGCGATCGGGTGAACGTGGCCGAGCGAACGATCAGCAAACCCGCGTTCGTGTTGCCGCCGCCGATGCTCGCCAAAGAGCTGATCGATTTGAAAGCGGAAAAAGCCGTGTTTCGGCCTGCCAAGGGACGGCAGCCATCAGGGTGGATGCTCCAAAACGTGTCCGAACCGCCGCTCGATGAATTGGCGGCGACGCTGACGAAAAAAGGGCATGAGCTGGTGAAGATCCAGAAGAACGGGACGAGTGTGTTCGTCGTCTCTGCGATCACCTGTGATCAACTGTTTCAACGCAGCTCCAGCTTCACGTCGTTGTCGACGCCAGAGCTCCTCGCACGCATTCGCTGTCCCGCCTTCGGGATGGTGTCTGTCCATCGCCTGGTCCTGTATCTCCACTCGCGTTTCATGCAGCCCGCCATGAACGTGATCGCGATTCTGTTGACGATCCCCCTGATGGTTCGCCGTGAGAGTCCCGGTCTGGTTGCCGATTCGTCTCTCTGTGGATTTATCCTGGCCGCCGTGTTTGGAATTACCCAGGGCTTTCAGTCCCTTGGAGCGGGGCACGTCATCCCTCCGGATCTCGCCGCGTGGGGGCCCGTTGTCATTGGCGGGGCACTGTCGGCCTGGCTGTCGGGCGTCATCCGAACTTGA
- a CDS encoding FtsB family cell division protein codes for MAMHHEMISEDPPETLSGLAVSLAFWLCLLCSAALFAIVGLAPKYLTYLQLRNQFDSNQLRLVHYEQQAGKIEKVIEAIRRDKDFAAELARVEFDAVRPGEEVIPVDVGLELDARNHKGTPPPAEVLQKWYEPAVQMFASDSSLRLTLLAVAALLVVISFAFLQPAGANHGAVGDGHRSIWQTLRRRYIREA; via the coding sequence ATGGCTATGCATCACGAAATGATCTCTGAAGATCCACCCGAGACGCTTTCAGGTCTCGCGGTGTCGCTTGCGTTTTGGCTCTGTCTGCTCTGCTCGGCCGCACTGTTCGCCATCGTCGGACTCGCCCCCAAGTACTTGACGTATCTGCAGCTCCGTAATCAGTTTGATTCGAATCAATTGCGGCTGGTGCACTACGAACAGCAGGCGGGCAAGATCGAGAAAGTCATCGAAGCCATTCGCCGCGACAAAGACTTCGCTGCGGAACTGGCACGGGTGGAGTTCGATGCGGTCCGGCCTGGGGAGGAAGTGATTCCGGTCGATGTGGGACTGGAGCTGGACGCGCGAAATCATAAAGGAACACCGCCGCCCGCAGAGGTCTTGCAGAAGTGGTACGAACCTGCCGTTCAAATGTTCGCGAGTGACAGTTCATTGCGTCTGACGCTACTGGCGGTTGCGGCATTACTTGTGGTGATTTCGTTCGCGTTCCTGCAGCCTGCGGGAGCTAATCACGGCGCGGTAGGCGACGGACATCGATCGATCTGGCAGACATTGCGTCGTCGTTACATCCGGGAAGCATGA
- the upp gene encoding uracil phosphoribosyltransferase → MAHVVEIGHPLVQHHLSRLRDRDSSPEEFRASMRRLASLLAYEATSDLVLMDSVVQTPLVSMTGQVLRHRVGLVPILRAGLGMVDPILDLIPTAEVWHVGMYRDERTAEPVEYYCKIPKSQPVDVGIVLDPMLATGGSAILALEALQKWGLPTTKLLCVIASREGIDVVLSHFPDVQIFVCAIDPELNAQKFIVPGLGDAGDRTFNTLRSQD, encoded by the coding sequence ATGGCTCATGTCGTCGAAATCGGTCATCCGCTCGTCCAGCACCATTTGTCGCGCTTGCGCGATCGAGATTCGTCGCCCGAGGAATTCCGTGCGTCGATGCGACGGCTGGCCTCGCTGCTCGCCTATGAAGCGACATCGGATCTGGTTTTGATGGATTCCGTCGTCCAGACGCCACTGGTCTCAATGACGGGTCAAGTCTTGAGGCATCGTGTGGGTTTGGTGCCGATTCTGCGTGCGGGGCTGGGAATGGTTGATCCGATCCTGGACCTGATTCCCACAGCCGAAGTCTGGCATGTGGGGATGTACCGCGACGAACGGACAGCGGAACCGGTGGAGTACTACTGCAAGATTCCCAAGTCGCAGCCGGTCGACGTCGGGATCGTGCTCGATCCGATGCTGGCGACGGGTGGCTCGGCCATCTTGGCACTCGAAGCACTGCAGAAGTGGGGATTGCCAACGACAAAGCTCCTATGCGTGATTGCCTCGCGCGAGGGAATCGACGTTGTGTTGTCTCACTTTCCCGACGTACAGATCTTTGTCTGTGCCATTGATCCCGAACTCAATGCCCAAAAGTTCATCGTGCCGGGCCTGGGGGATGCGGGCGATCGCACCTTCAATACTCTCCGGTCGCAAGATTGA
- a CDS encoding UbiD family decarboxylase produces the protein MPYDSLGDFLAELQDKQELVRIAAPVDSALELAAITDRVTKSNSDGGPALFFENVRNASIPVVTNLLGRPRRLCCCLGVDHLDDVSLLLDRRIQADSSASWLDALKLVPNWGSLSKWAPRSVKTALCQQVVRMGRDVSLWELPVPRCWPGEPYPVITSGQLVTVDPLTGATVIFQPPLVVAGQQELGWHDEDHQQSSLIRSAIDSRQNLPVAISLGGDPLLSLTHRVRGPLDSRAFAGMIRGAGLDVIRCRTNELEVPAGSEIVIEGYIDAEKSFSVTPLTVARGNGRYVTRALPLIQVTAVTHRANPVFPAIVTAPPPSEDSWLTLARDRIQLPMIKRLLPEIHDINQPLASAGRNLLFVSIHKSAAHQARRVLHALWGLELFEQTKIIVIVDADVDVHDDDGVWLAVGTNACPSSDFIASDGRARDDDYTRLPTSLAGRVGIDATRKLPAERGEPWPEPLVMSSEIAARVRERWSEFNLERRPSTIANE, from the coding sequence ATGCCCTACGACTCATTGGGTGACTTCCTTGCCGAACTTCAAGACAAACAAGAGCTTGTGAGGATTGCTGCGCCCGTGGATTCGGCGCTTGAGCTGGCGGCAATCACCGACCGTGTGACCAAGTCGAATTCCGACGGGGGGCCCGCGCTCTTTTTTGAGAATGTCCGGAACGCGTCCATCCCAGTCGTCACAAACTTGCTGGGCCGACCTCGTCGGTTGTGTTGTTGTCTGGGGGTGGATCACCTGGACGATGTGTCTTTGCTGCTCGATCGGCGCATTCAAGCCGATTCGTCGGCAAGCTGGCTGGATGCGTTGAAGCTGGTTCCCAACTGGGGAAGTCTCAGCAAATGGGCACCTCGTTCGGTCAAGACCGCACTCTGTCAGCAGGTCGTGAGGATGGGACGTGATGTCAGCCTGTGGGAATTGCCCGTTCCACGCTGCTGGCCGGGCGAACCGTACCCCGTGATCACGTCAGGGCAACTTGTCACGGTCGACCCGCTCACTGGGGCAACCGTGATCTTCCAGCCCCCGCTCGTTGTTGCGGGCCAGCAAGAATTGGGCTGGCACGACGAAGACCATCAACAGTCGTCCTTGATCAGATCGGCGATCGATTCTCGACAGAACTTACCAGTCGCGATCAGTCTGGGCGGCGACCCGCTCCTCAGCCTGACACATCGCGTGCGTGGACCGCTGGACTCGCGAGCGTTTGCAGGGATGATTCGCGGTGCAGGTTTAGATGTTATTCGCTGCCGTACGAATGAACTCGAAGTCCCCGCCGGTTCCGAAATCGTGATTGAAGGTTACATCGATGCCGAAAAATCATTCTCGGTAACTCCTTTAACTGTGGCGCGCGGCAACGGTCGCTATGTGACGCGAGCCCTGCCGCTGATTCAGGTCACAGCCGTCACGCATCGGGCGAACCCGGTATTCCCCGCGATCGTCACGGCCCCGCCGCCCAGCGAAGATTCGTGGCTCACGTTGGCGCGGGATCGTATCCAGTTGCCAATGATCAAGCGTTTGCTGCCCGAGATCCATGACATCAATCAGCCACTCGCCTCGGCCGGTCGCAACCTGTTGTTTGTCAGCATTCACAAATCGGCAGCACATCAGGCGCGACGAGTGCTCCATGCCCTTTGGGGCCTCGAACTGTTCGAGCAAACCAAGATCATCGTGATCGTCGATGCAGATGTCGACGTGCACGACGACGACGGTGTTTGGCTGGCGGTGGGGACGAACGCCTGTCCATCGTCCGATTTTATTGCGTCGGATGGCCGAGCTCGCGACGACGACTATACTCGGTTGCCGACGTCTCTGGCGGGGCGTGTCGGCATTGATGCGACACGGAAACTGCCCGCAGAACGTGGCGAACCGTGGCCCGAGCCGCTGGTGATGTCGAGCGAAATCGCCGCCCGCGTTCGCGAACGCTGGTCCGAATTCAATCTCGAACGGCGGCCCTCCACAATTGCGAACGAATGA
- a CDS encoding phosphatase PAP2 family protein has translation MSALPREFSNHDSKSSPTLPDESNLSLFDPDANSIVSPIGQADCVKERQADGQLRQPRWPIWIPLIGALLFSVMIRTYDLDRKIAALTYNAADNIWTLQRAEPLLSFYRYGIFPPLLVGTVGALALICGRWIWRDADVTRLQTLRRGGLFLLLLLAIGPGLLVNTGLKMMWGRPRPLQCQDFGGEFAFHLVGDWSTYDLPNSSFPSGHASIAFFLMGPAFIINPKQTRMRRYWLLGGLSYGLAMGVTRVLQGGHFLSDVLWAGIIVYFVAVALAWLLIRFD, from the coding sequence GTGAGCGCGTTGCCGCGGGAGTTTTCGAATCACGATTCGAAGTCCTCACCCACGCTCCCGGACGAATCGAATCTATCGCTGTTTGATCCGGATGCGAACTCGATCGTGTCGCCCATCGGACAGGCCGATTGTGTGAAGGAACGACAAGCCGATGGCCAACTGCGTCAGCCGCGCTGGCCGATCTGGATTCCATTAATCGGCGCTCTCCTGTTCAGCGTGATGATTCGCACCTACGACCTCGATCGGAAAATTGCGGCCCTCACCTACAATGCCGCAGACAATATTTGGACGTTACAGCGTGCCGAACCGTTACTGTCGTTCTATCGCTACGGCATCTTTCCACCGCTTCTTGTCGGAACGGTCGGAGCCCTGGCTCTGATCTGCGGCCGCTGGATCTGGCGGGACGCCGATGTCACGCGTCTGCAAACGCTGCGTCGCGGCGGGCTGTTCCTGTTGTTGCTCCTGGCCATTGGACCGGGGCTGCTGGTGAACACCGGCCTGAAAATGATGTGGGGCCGACCGCGCCCCTTGCAATGCCAGGATTTCGGCGGCGAATTCGCCTTTCACTTGGTCGGTGACTGGTCGACGTACGATTTGCCGAACTCGTCGTTCCCCTCTGGCCATGCTTCGATCGCGTTCTTCCTGATGGGACCCGCGTTCATCATCAACCCGAAGCAGACGCGTATGCGTCGCTACTGGCTGCTCGGCGGCCTGAGCTATGGGTTGGCGATGGGAGTCACCCGCGTCCTCCAAGGAGGACATTTTCTGAGTGACGTGCTTTGGGCTGGAATCATCGTCTATTTCGTCGCCGTCGCCCTCGCGTGGCTCTTGATCCGATTCGACTAA
- a CDS encoding MOSC domain-containing protein yields the protein MPSIARLTVYPVKSCDGVDHTQVELLPNGGLRHDRQFALVDPAGKFINGKRTPLMHQLALSVDPLARDYRVGRRGEPQSLAGNLDRDGKPLSDWLSDFFSLEVSIVENDETGFPDDLDASGPTIVSTATLKTVADWFPGMTVEEVRGRFRANIEIDGVEPFWEDHLFGADSQPKPFRIGSALLGGTNPCQRCVVPTRDPITGTVGPAGFSQQFRKLREQTLPAWAARDRFDHFYRLCTNTRRLDQVPATLHLGDWIELAT from the coding sequence ATGCCATCGATTGCGAGACTGACCGTCTACCCTGTCAAGTCGTGTGACGGTGTCGATCATACCCAGGTTGAGCTTCTGCCGAATGGCGGATTGCGTCATGACCGTCAGTTTGCCTTGGTCGACCCTGCGGGGAAATTCATCAATGGTAAACGCACGCCCCTGATGCACCAACTTGCCCTCTCCGTTGATCCACTGGCGCGTGACTACCGTGTCGGACGCCGGGGCGAACCACAGTCTCTCGCCGGAAATCTGGATCGCGATGGAAAGCCGTTATCGGATTGGCTGAGCGACTTCTTCTCGCTCGAAGTGTCGATCGTCGAGAATGACGAAACTGGTTTTCCCGACGACTTGGACGCGTCTGGGCCGACGATCGTCAGCACCGCTACCTTGAAAACGGTCGCCGATTGGTTTCCCGGAATGACGGTCGAGGAAGTCCGTGGGCGGTTTCGGGCGAACATCGAAATTGATGGAGTCGAACCGTTCTGGGAAGACCACCTCTTTGGTGCCGACTCTCAACCAAAGCCGTTCCGGATTGGCTCGGCCTTACTCGGCGGAACGAACCCGTGCCAGCGCTGCGTCGTTCCCACTCGCGATCCCATAACCGGAACTGTCGGTCCCGCTGGTTTCTCGCAACAGTTCCGCAAGCTGCGTGAGCAAACTCTTCCCGCATGGGCGGCGCGCGACCGTTTCGATCACTTCTATCGCCTCTGCACCAACACTCGCCGCCTCGATCAGGTCCCCGCAACGCTGCACTTGGGAGATTGGATTGAACTCGCAACCTGA
- a CDS encoding CobW family GTP-binding protein: protein MTERARIPTNLITGFLGVGKTTSIRHLIGQKPPHERWAVLVNEFGEVGIDGAIIESAGAEGIAVSEIAGGCFCCASDSPIEFSLMELIRQTSPDRILIEPTGLGHPAKVLDTLRGPWFRGVLDLRATICLADAADYANPRVTNVDVFRDQLHMADVVVVNKMDRTDPAVLDPFLAHLKHLFPPKSQIVTTSQGVLDLTLLDADVTPERTPLFPEAHPIDSPHAHRSTASTVSLVLPRHPLRKESNQMGRAACGWIFSPLDAFRKVDLFELFNGSFDVHRLKGVFNVGNEWLLFNRVGGELTCGAIPYRRDSRLEIILDQPHFDWDDFERLLLNCIRTAS, encoded by the coding sequence ATGACGGAACGCGCACGGATTCCCACGAATTTGATCACCGGATTTCTGGGCGTCGGAAAGACAACCTCGATCCGCCACCTGATCGGACAAAAACCGCCGCACGAGCGTTGGGCGGTGCTGGTCAATGAATTCGGTGAAGTGGGGATCGACGGAGCGATCATTGAATCGGCGGGGGCCGAAGGGATCGCCGTCAGCGAAATCGCGGGTGGCTGCTTCTGCTGCGCGTCGGATTCTCCCATTGAGTTTTCTTTGATGGAACTGATTCGTCAGACAAGTCCCGATCGAATTCTGATTGAACCGACAGGGCTGGGCCATCCCGCAAAAGTGCTCGATACCCTGCGTGGTCCCTGGTTTCGCGGCGTGCTTGATCTTCGCGCGACGATTTGCCTGGCCGACGCCGCCGACTATGCCAATCCTCGCGTGACCAACGTCGATGTCTTCCGCGATCAACTGCACATGGCCGACGTCGTCGTCGTCAACAAGATGGATCGCACCGATCCTGCCGTGCTAGATCCGTTCCTCGCTCATTTGAAGCATCTGTTCCCACCGAAATCGCAGATCGTCACGACCTCGCAAGGTGTGCTGGACCTAACCCTGCTCGACGCCGACGTCACGCCCGAAAGGACGCCGCTGTTTCCTGAAGCTCATCCAATCGATTCGCCGCACGCACATCGGTCGACGGCGTCGACCGTTTCGCTCGTCCTGCCCCGTCATCCTCTGCGGAAAGAAAGCAATCAGATGGGCCGCGCCGCGTGCGGTTGGATCTTTTCCCCTTTGGATGCTTTCCGGAAAGTGGATCTGTTCGAACTGTTCAATGGCAGCTTTGACGTCCATCGACTGAAGGGCGTCTTCAACGTGGGAAATGAATGGCTCTTGTTCAATCGAGTCGGCGGCGAACTGACCTGCGGTGCGATCCCGTATCGGCGCGACAGCCGATTGGAAATTATTCTGGATCAGCCTCACTTTGACTGGGATGATTTCGAACGCCTGCTACTAAATTGCATCCGCACCGCATCCTGA